One window of Pseudacidobacterium ailaaui genomic DNA carries:
- the modB gene encoding molybdate ABC transporter permease subunit, which produces MDTQALWLTLKLATVTTALLLCVAVPLSWWLAFGKARWKVVIEAIATLPLILPPTVLGFYLLVLLGPRTSFGRFWIHLTGHPLAFSFKGLVIGSMIYSLPFAVQPVTTGFLGIGPEILDAARLLGASALRTLYAVLLPLTRRSLFSAAILCFAHTVGEFGVVLMIGGDIPGATRTLSISIYDQVQDFRYAQANHTAFFLLMIALLALTAVSSMRKQASRG; this is translated from the coding sequence ATGGACACCCAGGCCCTCTGGCTGACCCTGAAACTTGCCACCGTGACAACAGCGCTGCTGCTGTGTGTGGCCGTGCCATTGTCATGGTGGTTAGCATTTGGCAAAGCGCGATGGAAGGTGGTCATTGAAGCCATTGCCACGCTGCCGTTAATTCTTCCCCCGACCGTACTTGGCTTCTATTTGCTGGTACTGCTCGGACCTCGAACGTCCTTTGGCCGTTTCTGGATTCATCTCACCGGACATCCTCTGGCCTTCTCCTTCAAAGGGCTGGTCATCGGTTCCATGATCTACAGCCTGCCCTTTGCTGTGCAGCCTGTCACCACGGGTTTTCTGGGGATTGGACCAGAAATTCTGGATGCTGCCCGCCTGCTGGGGGCCTCTGCCCTGCGCACGCTCTACGCTGTTTTGCTGCCCCTTACCAGACGATCTTTGTTTTCTGCGGCCATTCTTTGCTTTGCACACACGGTCGGCGAATTTGGCGTGGTGCTTATGATTGGAGGCGACATTCCCGGTGCGACGCGCACGCTTTCCATCAGCATCTATGACCAGGTCCAGGACTTCCGATATGCGCAAGCCAACCATACTGCCTTCTTCCTGTTGATGATTGCGCTGCTTGCACTTACAGCCGTCTCCAGCATGAGAAAGCAGGCAAGCCGTGGCTGA
- a CDS encoding ATP-binding cassette domain-containing protein, with protein sequence MAEEALLQARITHHIGGLHLEAEFHLSAAWTILFGPSGAGKSTVLRILAGLMTPENGRILLRNRLLLDTAHRVSVPPGHRGIGFLTQQPALFPHMSVRKNIGFGLVRVPQKERESRVQEMLSLFRIESLADRMPSRLSGGEYQRVALARSLAPRPALLLLDEPFTGLDGALKASILEDLSSWLSKSQTAVLYVSHDLVEAFQTKAEVLLLEQGRIQAQGDPSVVLAQKREQLLRQLTAAQ encoded by the coding sequence GTGGCTGAAGAAGCATTGCTGCAGGCCAGGATCACCCACCACATTGGCGGCCTTCATCTGGAAGCGGAATTTCATCTTTCGGCAGCCTGGACCATTCTTTTTGGGCCGTCGGGGGCCGGAAAGAGCACGGTCCTTCGCATCCTTGCCGGCCTCATGACTCCGGAAAATGGTCGTATTTTGCTAAGAAACCGGCTCCTGCTCGACACGGCACATCGTGTATCGGTCCCGCCCGGGCATCGCGGCATCGGGTTTCTTACCCAACAGCCTGCACTCTTTCCCCACATGAGTGTCCGGAAAAACATCGGTTTCGGCCTGGTGCGGGTGCCACAAAAAGAGCGCGAATCACGCGTCCAGGAGATGCTGTCGCTCTTTCGGATTGAAAGTCTTGCCGACCGGATGCCCTCCCGGCTATCTGGCGGAGAATACCAACGAGTGGCGCTGGCCCGCTCTCTGGCCCCGCGTCCTGCACTGCTTCTTCTCGATGAGCCTTTTACAGGACTGGATGGAGCGCTGAAAGCATCGATCCTGGAGGACCTTTCTTCCTGGCTAAGCAAAAGCCAAACCGCAGTCCTGTATGTCTCGCATGATCTGGTCGAGGCCTTTCAGACCAAAGCAGAAGTTCTGCTGTTGGAGCAAGGGCGCATCCAGGCGCAGGGAGACCCTTCGGTAGTTCTTGCGCAAAAACGTGAGCAGCTGCTCCGCCAGCTAACAGCAGCCCAATAA
- the guaA gene encoding glutamine-hydrolyzing GMP synthase, translating to MDTSSIVILDFGSQYTQLIARRIREQNVFSVVLPCTAKLEEIESYKPLGIILSGGPSSVYDSDAPPADPAVLTLGRPVLGICYGLQFITHHLGGKVRPAEKREYGHAEVSIVDPATPLFSGLPASLQVWMSHGDEALDLPEGFHLTAKTSNAVAGIANPEKKIWAVQFHPEVHHTPRGAELLRNFLFHICKAKPDWTPEHFIQSTVSAIREKVGEGHAICALSGGVDSSVAAVLVHRAIGDRLTCVFVDNGVLRKNEFFKVQENLRGKLGLNLVAVDASGRFLAKLAGVTDPETKRKIIGNEFIAVFDDEAHRIAQQTGGVDWLVQGTLYPDVIESSSVKGPSQTIKSHHNVGGLPETMKLKLIEPLRDLFKDEVRRIGRDLGMPDEILQRQPFPGPGLAVRILGEITPERVALLQEADDIVVTEIKAAGLYQQIWQSFAVLLPVKSVGVMGDQRTYAYTCAIRAVHSEDGMTADWVPLPYDVLKKISSRIVNEVRGINRVVYDITSKPPGTIEWE from the coding sequence GTGGACACATCTTCGATCGTCATCCTCGATTTCGGATCTCAATACACACAACTCATCGCGCGACGCATCCGCGAGCAGAATGTCTTTTCTGTTGTCCTGCCCTGCACGGCGAAACTGGAAGAGATAGAGAGCTATAAGCCGCTGGGCATTATTCTTTCCGGCGGCCCCAGCTCGGTGTATGACTCCGACGCGCCGCCTGCCGACCCGGCTGTGCTCACGCTGGGCAGGCCTGTGTTGGGCATCTGCTATGGGCTGCAATTTATCACGCACCACCTGGGCGGAAAGGTGCGTCCTGCTGAAAAACGTGAGTATGGGCATGCTGAGGTCTCGATCGTCGATCCGGCAACGCCGCTTTTCAGCGGACTTCCGGCTTCGCTCCAGGTCTGGATGTCCCATGGTGACGAAGCGCTGGACCTGCCTGAGGGTTTTCATCTGACGGCAAAAACATCGAACGCCGTTGCGGGCATCGCGAACCCAGAAAAGAAGATCTGGGCGGTACAGTTTCATCCTGAGGTGCACCACACACCGCGCGGCGCGGAGCTTCTGCGCAATTTCCTTTTTCACATCTGCAAGGCGAAACCCGACTGGACCCCGGAGCACTTTATCCAGTCCACGGTCTCTGCCATTCGGGAGAAAGTGGGGGAGGGCCACGCCATCTGTGCGCTCTCAGGCGGAGTGGATTCTTCGGTTGCTGCTGTACTCGTCCATCGCGCGATTGGCGACCGTCTGACCTGCGTCTTTGTAGACAACGGTGTGCTGCGCAAAAACGAGTTTTTTAAAGTACAGGAGAACCTGCGCGGCAAGCTTGGGCTAAATCTGGTTGCAGTGGACGCCAGCGGACGCTTCCTGGCCAAACTTGCTGGCGTGACTGATCCTGAGACCAAGCGGAAGATCATCGGCAATGAATTTATCGCGGTCTTCGATGACGAAGCGCACCGCATCGCGCAGCAGACCGGTGGAGTGGACTGGCTTGTGCAGGGCACGCTCTATCCTGATGTGATTGAGTCTTCGTCGGTCAAGGGCCCATCGCAGACCATCAAGAGCCACCATAACGTCGGCGGCCTGCCGGAGACGATGAAGCTCAAACTGATTGAGCCATTGCGGGATTTGTTTAAGGATGAAGTCCGGCGCATTGGCCGCGACCTCGGAATGCCGGATGAGATCCTCCAGCGGCAGCCCTTTCCCGGACCGGGGCTTGCGGTGCGCATTCTGGGCGAGATCACTCCTGAGCGCGTGGCGCTTTTGCAGGAAGCCGATGACATCGTCGTGACGGAAATCAAAGCCGCAGGACTCTACCAGCAGATCTGGCAGTCCTTTGCGGTCCTGCTGCCTGTCAAAAGCGTCGGCGTCATGGGCGACCAGCGCACGTATGCCTATACCTGCGCCATCCGCGCTGTGCACTCTGAGGATGGAATGACGGCCGATTGGGTGCCTCTGCCCTATGATGTGCTCAAGAAGATCTCCAGCCGCATTGTGAATGAGGTTCGCGGCATTAACCGCGTCGTATACGACATTACGTCGAAGCCACCAGGAACCATTGAGTGGGAGTGA
- the ispD gene encoding 2-C-methyl-D-erythritol 4-phosphate cytidylyltransferase translates to MQVFVILPAAGLGTRMAAGQPKQFLELAGVPILIHSLRAFAQVPQVTAIYVAVRASEQERVEAQIKEHGFAKRVRIVTGGDTRQESVANALKAIACSDEDIVLVHDAVRPLIDAATISRTIEAVEKHNAAIVGLPAIDTIKQVERTAAGAIITATIPREYIVQAQTPQGFRCGLLKRAFAEALSDGFVGTDEASIVERAGAQVFVVPGSAANIKITQPGDLELAEFYLSRQ, encoded by the coding sequence ATGCAGGTTTTTGTCATTCTTCCAGCAGCAGGATTAGGCACACGCATGGCAGCGGGCCAGCCCAAACAGTTTCTTGAGCTGGCAGGGGTGCCGATTCTCATCCACAGCCTGCGCGCTTTTGCGCAGGTCCCGCAGGTGACGGCCATTTATGTGGCCGTACGGGCCAGCGAGCAGGAACGTGTGGAAGCGCAGATAAAAGAGCACGGTTTTGCGAAAAGGGTCCGTATTGTCACCGGCGGAGACACACGGCAGGAAAGCGTGGCCAACGCCCTGAAGGCGATTGCATGTTCTGATGAGGACATTGTTCTGGTCCATGACGCCGTGCGTCCGCTGATTGATGCTGCGACAATCTCGCGGACCATCGAGGCGGTAGAAAAGCATAATGCAGCCATTGTGGGGCTGCCTGCGATTGACACCATCAAGCAGGTGGAGCGGACGGCAGCCGGCGCCATCATCACGGCAACCATTCCCAGGGAATATATCGTACAGGCACAGACTCCGCAGGGTTTCCGGTGTGGTCTGCTCAAGCGCGCCTTCGCAGAAGCGCTCAGCGATGGCTTTGTAGGAACGGACGAGGCCAGCATTGTCGAGCGTGCGGGCGCACAGGTCTTCGTCGTTCCCGGTTCGGCTGCAAATATCAAGATCACCCAGCCGGGGGACCTTGAGCTGGCTGAGTTTTATCTTTCACGCCAGTAG
- a CDS encoding YncE family protein — MRRQTIGNLAVGLLLAFVLAGSTASWAQGPYHVQTKWKIGGDGGWDYLAVDPQSELLYITRGNHVMVVNPSSGQQVADITGLHGTHGVAFDPDSNEGYISDGAANAVAVFNRKTNTITQTIPAGTNPDGILYEPYTHTVWAFNGRSKNATVIDTKTKKVVATVPLPGKPEFPVADGKGSVFVNIEDKNEMAHLDAKTHALLAEWPTCDSPSGNAIDIAHDRLFSVCDGKKMAVVDALSGKVVATPEIGDGPDAAAFDPRTGNAFSSNGEGTLTVVHQNSPDSYTVLENVNTQRSARTMALDTKTGKIYLVAAEFGPRPAATPENPRPRPPVLPGSFTIIVVSR; from the coding sequence ATGCGGCGGCAAACCATAGGGAATCTGGCCGTGGGCCTTCTGTTGGCGTTCGTGCTTGCAGGCAGCACAGCATCCTGGGCGCAAGGTCCATACCATGTACAGACAAAATGGAAAATTGGCGGCGATGGCGGATGGGACTATCTGGCCGTGGACCCGCAGTCGGAACTCCTTTACATCACGCGCGGTAATCATGTCATGGTGGTCAATCCATCGTCTGGCCAGCAAGTGGCAGACATAACAGGACTGCATGGAACGCATGGGGTGGCCTTCGACCCTGATAGCAATGAGGGCTACATCAGCGATGGCGCTGCGAATGCGGTCGCCGTCTTTAACCGCAAGACCAATACCATCACGCAGACCATACCCGCCGGTACAAATCCCGACGGGATTCTCTATGAGCCTTACACACATACTGTATGGGCGTTTAACGGTCGCAGCAAAAATGCAACTGTAATTGATACAAAAACAAAAAAGGTCGTTGCCACGGTCCCGCTTCCCGGCAAGCCGGAGTTTCCTGTAGCCGACGGTAAAGGCTCTGTCTTCGTCAATATTGAAGACAAAAACGAAATGGCGCATCTGGATGCCAAAACCCATGCACTACTGGCCGAGTGGCCTACCTGCGACTCGCCTTCAGGAAACGCAATCGATATAGCCCATGACCGTCTCTTTTCTGTGTGTGATGGAAAGAAGATGGCCGTCGTGGATGCGCTGAGCGGAAAGGTCGTCGCAACACCAGAAATCGGAGACGGCCCGGATGCCGCAGCCTTTGATCCCAGGACGGGCAACGCATTCAGCTCAAATGGGGAAGGCACGCTGACCGTGGTCCATCAAAACTCTCCGGACTCATACACCGTCCTTGAGAACGTCAACACACAGCGTAGTGCTCGCACGATGGCGCTCGATACAAAAACCGGGAAGATCTACCTGGTAGCGGCCGAGTTCGGCCCGCGCCCGGCAGCTACGCCGGAGAACCCGCGCCCGCGTCCTCCCGTACTTCCCGGCAGCTTTACCATCATCGTGGTCAGCAGGTAA
- a CDS encoding DinB family protein — MTIAEVLLADFDTEISNTRRTLERVPENLADYRPHEKSMPMGRLAMHCATIPIFGLYIIEDDSMDLAARNRPQVDLTFRSTADCLAQLEDAAAKCRKALTSASDEHLQKTWLFKWGDQVISNSSRVQTFRQMCFNHMVHHVAQLGVYLRLNHLAVPALYGPSADEQWSPK, encoded by the coding sequence ATGACCATTGCCGAGGTATTGCTGGCGGACTTCGATACCGAAATTTCAAACACGCGCCGGACCCTGGAACGTGTCCCCGAAAACCTTGCGGACTACAGGCCGCACGAGAAGTCCATGCCGATGGGTCGGCTGGCCATGCATTGCGCCACTATTCCGATTTTTGGCTTGTACATCATCGAGGATGATTCGATGGACCTGGCTGCAAGAAACCGCCCTCAAGTAGACCTGACCTTTCGTTCTACCGCAGACTGTCTGGCGCAGTTAGAGGATGCTGCTGCAAAGTGCCGGAAGGCCCTTACATCGGCCAGCGATGAACATCTTCAGAAGACATGGCTCTTCAAGTGGGGAGACCAGGTGATCTCCAATTCCTCGCGTGTGCAGACTTTCCGACAGATGTGCTTCAATCACATGGTCCACCATGTAGCGCAGTTGGGTGTTTATCTCCGCCTGAATCACCTGGCAGTTCCGGCGCTGTATGGACCCTCGGCTGATGAGCAATGGTCTCCAAAATAG
- a CDS encoding glycoside hydrolase family 27 protein, with amino-acid sequence MHRWSSLLVFLCLLCSAVLPAQENQRLAPTPPMGWNSWDAYGLTISEEQFKANVDWLNQHLKQFGWKYVVIDEGWYLQHPENAGKSGADQGYTLDSYGRYVPAPNRFPSSAHGAGLKAIAGSVHALGLKFGIHIIRGIPKEAVAKNLPIAGSQFHAADAANPSDLCAWNPDNYGLKNNAAAQAYYDSLAKLYADWGVDFLKVDCISSPYQANEVHMMSAALKKSGRPIVLSLSPGPTPVSEAADVRQYAQMWRISNDVWDLWSKPESDTNTFPQPVKRQFKNLAVWSSYVEPGHWPDADMLPLGYLGPNAGWGQPRHSRLTKDEAQTLVTLWCIARSPLILGANLTQMDSFTESLLTNPEVIAVDQHSRNNHPAVQTQTEIVWTAEDSDRKHYVAVFNISDQPQETSYTWKQLGLMKARYRVRDLWQKKNLGAAAWMKVKLAPHASALYEVESF; translated from the coding sequence GTGCACCGTTGGTCATCTCTTCTTGTTTTTCTCTGTCTTCTCTGCTCTGCTGTGCTTCCTGCGCAGGAAAACCAGAGACTGGCGCCCACACCGCCCATGGGTTGGAACAGTTGGGACGCATACGGCCTCACCATCTCTGAGGAACAGTTCAAGGCCAATGTTGATTGGCTCAACCAGCACCTGAAACAATTTGGCTGGAAGTATGTCGTCATTGATGAAGGATGGTATCTCCAACATCCTGAAAATGCCGGCAAGTCAGGTGCTGACCAAGGATATACACTCGACAGCTATGGCCGCTACGTCCCGGCCCCTAATCGCTTCCCATCCAGCGCGCACGGGGCAGGTCTCAAGGCCATTGCCGGTTCTGTGCACGCCCTCGGCCTGAAGTTTGGCATTCACATCATTCGCGGAATTCCTAAAGAGGCGGTGGCCAAAAACCTGCCCATCGCAGGCTCGCAATTTCATGCCGCGGATGCGGCCAATCCTTCCGACCTCTGCGCCTGGAACCCGGACAACTACGGACTGAAGAACAACGCCGCGGCGCAGGCTTATTATGATTCACTTGCGAAACTTTACGCCGACTGGGGTGTGGACTTTCTCAAAGTAGACTGCATCTCTTCGCCCTACCAGGCAAATGAGGTGCACATGATGAGTGCGGCTTTGAAAAAAAGCGGCCGCCCCATCGTGCTGAGCCTTTCCCCTGGTCCTACACCTGTTTCTGAAGCAGCCGACGTGCGCCAATATGCGCAGATGTGGCGCATCTCAAACGACGTCTGGGACCTCTGGAGCAAACCGGAAAGCGATACGAACACATTTCCTCAGCCTGTCAAACGGCAGTTCAAAAACCTGGCCGTGTGGTCATCCTACGTAGAACCAGGCCACTGGCCTGACGCCGACATGCTGCCTCTTGGCTACCTCGGCCCCAATGCTGGATGGGGCCAGCCGCGCCACTCGCGTCTGACAAAAGATGAAGCCCAGACGCTGGTCACACTGTGGTGTATTGCGCGCTCCCCACTGATTCTGGGAGCCAACCTGACCCAGATGGACAGCTTCACTGAATCCTTGCTGACGAACCCCGAGGTGATCGCCGTTGACCAACATTCCCGCAACAACCACCCAGCGGTCCAGACACAGACAGAAATTGTGTGGACGGCCGAAGATTCGGACAGAAAACACTATGTCGCTGTCTTCAACATCAGCGACCAGCCGCAGGAGACCTCTTACACCTGGAAGCAACTCGGTCTGATGAAAGCCCGCTATCGGGTCCGCGACCTCTGGCAGAAGAAAAATCTGGGAGCAGCGGCATGGATGAAAGTAAAACTTGCCCCCCATGCTTCTGCCCTATATGAGGTCGAATCGTTCTGA
- the ispF gene encoding 2-C-methyl-D-erythritol 2,4-cyclodiphosphate synthase produces MNMRIGYGWDSHAFKAGVPLKIGGVSIEHPEGLAGHSDGDVLLHAITDALLGAVSAGDIGSFFPPGDPRWKGADSAIFLNLALEEIQNAGYRIVNVDTTLVLAAPKISPIAGELREHVAQLLDVKPSAVSIKAKTPEGLNADHVAQAHAVVLLEKVEDPSELKSMSEVIESQKQLEDVVRDLVSQVHGSPLERKKTFDTEDIT; encoded by the coding sequence ATGAATATGCGCATTGGATATGGCTGGGATTCACATGCCTTCAAAGCGGGCGTGCCCCTAAAAATTGGCGGCGTTTCGATTGAGCACCCGGAAGGGCTGGCCGGTCACTCAGACGGCGATGTATTGCTCCATGCCATTACCGATGCCCTGCTGGGTGCTGTTTCAGCCGGCGACATCGGCAGTTTTTTCCCCCCGGGCGACCCGCGATGGAAAGGGGCTGATTCGGCCATCTTTCTGAATCTTGCTCTGGAAGAAATCCAGAATGCCGGCTACCGCATCGTGAATGTTGACACGACCCTGGTGCTGGCAGCACCCAAGATCTCTCCGATTGCCGGCGAACTCCGGGAGCATGTGGCCCAGCTTCTGGATGTGAAACCCAGCGCCGTCAGCATCAAAGCAAAGACGCCGGAAGGGTTGAATGCAGACCATGTGGCCCAGGCCCATGCCGTTGTGCTTCTGGAAAAAGTGGAAGATCCTTCAGAATTGAAGAGCATGAGTGAAGTGATTGAAAGCCAGAAGCAATTGGAAGATGTAGTCCGGGACCTTGTGAGCCAGGTGCATGGCTCACCTCTGGAGCGTAAAAAGACCTTCGACACCGAAGACATTACATAA
- the leuS gene encoding leucine--tRNA ligase: MSSSKPESAAASAVKEYRYNPAEIEPRWQERWAAQPDLYATESASSGKPKYYVLEMLPYPSGQLHMGHVRNYSIGDALARYMWMQGHNVLHPMGWDAFGLPAENAALKNNTPPREWTLNNIAAMKRQMQRLGFSYDWRNEVTTCLPEYYRWNQWFFIRMFEKGLAYRKKSKVNWCPECATVLANEQVVNGRCWRHEETVVEQRDLEQWFLRITSYAQELLDDLEKLDGWPEKVRTMQRNWIGRSEGAEVEFAVEDAATVPEEEQSERKRGTAVLPARENAKTSGRITVFTTRIDTIFGATSIQLAPEHALVKEFAARDPKLADEVSALLEQQKKAREAGDIGEIEKHGVFTGHYAVNPFTGERLPIWVANYILADYGTGAIMSVPAHDERDYEFAKKYGLEVRVVILPRRNGEAQENGQEDAMLPFTSEESLLINSGEFNTLGCREAQQKMAAYAQEKGFGRPTVTFRLKDWGVSRQRYWGTPIPMLYCEKDGIVPVPDDQLPVLLPNNVEITQQGGSPLGKLAEFIHATCPKCGGPARRETDTMDTFVDSSWYFYRYTSAKYDKGPFDTATAAYWFPIDQYIGGVEHAILHLIYSRFWTKVMRDLGLIKNDEPVTRLFTQGMVIKNGAKMSKSKGNVVSPDDMVARYGADATRMYALFAAPPDRDLDWQEDGVAGVSRFLAKVYRFVMKHAETARSVSVADTNAGDATSQALLRKLHQTIGKITEDFAGRWHFNTCIAAIMELVNTLTAAEEEISTGKVSAGVVKTLLENLVLLLAPFAPYLAAELWEGLGQKQNLLRAPWPKYDEALAREEEMEIPVQVNGKLRAVVKIAAGADQETMREAVKSDTKVQAATRGKEIVKVIVVPGKLVNLVVK, from the coding sequence ATGTCGTCGAGCAAGCCTGAATCTGCGGCTGCATCAGCCGTAAAAGAGTATCGTTACAATCCGGCAGAGATTGAGCCACGATGGCAGGAGAGATGGGCCGCACAGCCTGATCTGTACGCCACCGAGTCTGCTTCCAGCGGCAAGCCCAAGTATTACGTGCTGGAGATGCTGCCGTATCCTTCGGGGCAGCTTCATATGGGGCACGTGCGCAACTACTCGATTGGTGATGCGCTTGCCCGCTATATGTGGATGCAGGGCCATAATGTGCTGCATCCGATGGGCTGGGACGCCTTCGGTCTGCCTGCAGAAAACGCAGCACTCAAGAACAACACGCCTCCGCGTGAATGGACGCTGAACAATATCGCTGCCATGAAGCGTCAGATGCAGCGTCTTGGTTTCAGCTATGACTGGCGCAATGAAGTCACCACCTGCCTGCCTGAATACTACCGCTGGAACCAGTGGTTCTTCATCCGCATGTTTGAGAAGGGCCTTGCTTATCGCAAAAAGAGCAAGGTGAACTGGTGCCCGGAATGTGCGACGGTGCTGGCCAATGAGCAGGTAGTAAACGGACGCTGCTGGCGGCACGAGGAGACAGTTGTCGAGCAGCGCGACCTGGAGCAGTGGTTCCTGCGCATCACAAGCTACGCGCAGGAGCTGCTGGACGATCTGGAGAAGCTGGATGGCTGGCCGGAAAAGGTCCGCACCATGCAGCGCAACTGGATTGGCCGCAGTGAAGGTGCCGAGGTCGAGTTTGCGGTGGAAGACGCCGCGACTGTGCCCGAAGAGGAACAATCCGAACGGAAGAGGGGCACGGCAGTGCTGCCCGCGCGGGAAAACGCGAAGACATCCGGCAGGATCACGGTCTTCACTACACGCATCGATACGATTTTTGGCGCAACCAGCATTCAGCTTGCGCCGGAGCATGCACTGGTGAAGGAGTTTGCCGCGCGCGACCCGAAACTCGCAGATGAAGTCAGCGCATTACTCGAACAGCAGAAGAAGGCGCGCGAGGCGGGAGACATCGGCGAGATTGAGAAGCACGGCGTCTTTACCGGCCACTACGCTGTAAATCCGTTTACTGGCGAGAGGCTGCCCATCTGGGTTGCGAACTACATTCTGGCCGACTACGGGACCGGTGCGATCATGTCTGTGCCTGCGCACGATGAGCGCGATTACGAATTCGCAAAAAAATACGGGTTAGAGGTTCGCGTTGTCATCCTGCCGCGCCGCAATGGCGAAGCCCAGGAAAACGGACAGGAAGACGCCATGCTTCCATTCACCAGCGAAGAGAGCCTGCTGATTAATTCTGGCGAATTCAATACGCTCGGCTGCCGCGAGGCACAACAGAAGATGGCCGCATATGCGCAAGAAAAGGGTTTTGGCCGGCCGACCGTGACCTTCCGCTTGAAGGACTGGGGCGTGAGCCGGCAACGCTATTGGGGCACGCCAATTCCGATGCTTTACTGCGAAAAGGACGGCATTGTTCCTGTACCGGATGACCAGTTGCCGGTGCTGCTGCCGAACAATGTTGAGATTACGCAGCAGGGCGGTTCACCGCTCGGCAAACTGGCAGAATTTATCCATGCAACCTGCCCGAAGTGCGGAGGACCTGCGCGGCGCGAGACTGACACGATGGACACCTTTGTGGACTCATCCTGGTATTTTTATCGCTATACCAGCGCAAAGTATGACAAAGGGCCTTTTGATACGGCCACGGCAGCATACTGGTTCCCGATAGACCAATACATTGGCGGCGTAGAACATGCCATCCTGCACCTGATCTATTCGCGCTTCTGGACAAAGGTGATGCGCGACCTCGGGCTCATCAAAAACGATGAGCCGGTCACCCGCCTCTTTACACAGGGCATGGTGATTAAGAACGGCGCGAAGATGTCCAAATCCAAGGGCAATGTGGTGTCGCCCGATGATATGGTGGCCCGCTATGGCGCAGACGCGACACGCATGTATGCGCTGTTCGCTGCACCTCCTGATCGCGATCTGGACTGGCAGGAAGATGGCGTGGCCGGAGTCAGCCGTTTCCTCGCCAAGGTCTATCGCTTTGTGATGAAGCACGCGGAGACGGCACGTTCTGTATCAGTGGCAGATACGAATGCTGGGGACGCGACTTCGCAGGCCCTGCTCAGAAAGCTGCACCAGACCATCGGCAAAATTACGGAAGACTTTGCCGGACGCTGGCACTTTAATACCTGCATTGCCGCCATTATGGAGCTGGTGAACACGTTGACTGCGGCCGAAGAGGAAATCAGCACAGGCAAGGTATCGGCGGGTGTCGTCAAGACGCTGCTGGAAAATCTTGTGTTGCTGCTCGCCCCGTTTGCGCCGTATCTGGCGGCGGAGTTGTGGGAGGGGCTGGGGCAGAAGCAGAACCTCTTACGCGCGCCGTGGCCCAAATACGATGAGGCCCTGGCCCGTGAAGAGGAGATGGAAATTCCGGTACAGGTAAATGGCAAGCTGCGCGCAGTGGTGAAAATTGCTGCTGGAGCCGACCAGGAAACGATGCGCGAGGCGGTGAAGTCCGACACCAAAGTGCAGGCCGCCACACGGGGAAAAGAGATTGTGAAGGTCATCGTCGTTCCCGGCAAACTGGTCAATCTTGTTGTGAAGTAG